In the genome of Impatiens glandulifera chromosome 6, dImpGla2.1, whole genome shotgun sequence, the window aatttaaatttatatattatttaataaaacacaaaatatagttACTAAACTAcaaaatatactaatatttattaatttgctTAAGACTATCTCCAACATACACGAATAATTGATTTTGCCAGTTTTTTTTTCCTCCAACCATTCCAAGAAAAACaaacaagaaaaacaaacaaaaatgagTTTATGTCATCCTCTCCTTCAGccaaactcatatatatatatatatttaatacttttaatttctttataaataaattaatctttcaacttatacttttattttaaaggttaattattttaaaatatataattaaatcattaaatttattatacttgaaatttaatctaatttattttatattttataatttattttatatttttaacttatattttataatagaaaaacTTAGGCTCAAACACTAAAATTAGGAGTGAGTCGGTACagtatatcttaatattttatccatattttatactttatcgaaaatttcggtatgcaaaaaatgtatacgtttaccttaccttgattttggtataccttgattttgatatatcttaatttcgatatacaaaaaattcatatatttaccttaccttgatttcggtataccttaatttttggTTACGGTATCAGTATTATACATttatacctaaaaaacatattaacttacaaaaaaatcaatctcatcggTAAGATAGAGATTGCATATgttgaataatatttaagtataattatattttgatattattcaaaaaattatatttctataattaaattaatatcaatatatttaattacttcttataagtattatatatatatatattaatttataaatactatttcggtatatctcgatataccaaaattttaaaaatctcatacttttaccttaccaataatttcggtatcggtatcataccttacattttttttggtatacattaaaaatcgatatttatatgtattgcggtccggtattttcgatatacctttaatatcggtaatttttctcACCCCCTAATTAAAACGCATGAACTTAGGCTCTAAATCACCCATGGACTAACCTTTAGGTTTTTTTACCAATATTTGTGTTACTCAAGTCAATATTCTCATTTTCGCTTCATCTACTAATGTTTGCgcccacatataataattacttttaaaggGATCCAAACTCTGATTttaagtatgaaatgttaacatttTAACCGCTAGACAacttattattgttaaaataattttataattttatgtatgtaatatatttttgtaagtaCATTAtgaataactatatattatataaaattttcatacttataccaaataaatataataaaaataattatatctcttatcataatattaagttagtgtataatattaaaattttgtacttgttatatttctaaattatatcactcattattttttttttgagaaaacgatagtgtcatttcattagaAAGACCAAAAAAGGGGAAAAAACCTACATGAGTTCATGAATTATagcaaaaacaaatatttactctatttaaaaaaaaactggaATAATAATCCAAATGAATAAACAcaaaaaaacattcaaacaaatgaattacaacttttcaaacaaacaataataagtTTATAGTCTCGCCTTGAAGTTGTTAGATTGAGTGACTTCATCATAATCAATAACCTAATttcaacataaatattaaaaataactaatatactctttattaaatttattatattatttttatttttatttttatgatttttaattaaaaaaaaacattctataaaaaaaatcaaattattaatatatactttaaatattatataataaatatgtatataattttaaattcataaatattttaaatataataaattaatttttacattattatctttaaattataaatatatatttgaaattaagaaataataatataataaaatcatataaaaataaccaatatagtttttattaaatttattattattaattttatttatatgattttttaattaaaaataacattttataacttatttaagttgaaatgttattatatttatatattataatatatatttaaaactaatttaaattaataaataaaatttaaaattattttcaaataaaagattatatcaCCGTTTAATAATGAGTAAACTTTCAAccaataatttgttttcaattattaatatttattaatatatattttaatattatataaatatatatatctatatatatataatttttaattcgtaattattttaaatataattaataatttttacattatcatctttaaattatatatacattcaaattaagaaataataatataataaaatcatataaaaactattaaaaataaactaatataatttatgttaatataatattttgtttttttctactTATTAacttaatcaattataaattaataaatattttttaattataaatttattttaaataaattattaaacttttatattataaatattttttaaagtatataatttacattccaaaataaataaatatctaaaagtattaaaaataacattttataaaattatttaaatgttattataataaataattttaaaattattttaaaataaaagttagtaACCAAACTAATCCACTGAATtattttaaaccaaataatatttaaactaattttttttatttatttattataatgttaataattaaaataaatatttaaaaattatttatttattataatgtactaattaaataatattttaaaaattatttttatttatttatttattataatgttaataattgaataaatatatgaaattattgaataattttttaattatattataattattattaatttaaaaatatcaatacataaattatttaaagtgttattatatttatatatttaaaaactaatttaaattaataattaaatttaaatttatataaatttatacaatttatactatctagtaatataaacttttaaatattatatataaaaaattataattttttaattcgtaaatatttaaatataataaaataaatttttacattattatctttaaattatatatacatttcaaattaagaaataataaataatgaaatcatataaaatattaaaaataactaaatagtttcattaatataatattttgtttttaattagtttttattattaattttatttttattattttaaatttaaaaataactttttataaattatttaaatgtcattatatttatatatatttaaaactaatttaatttaataaataaaatttaaaattattttaaaataaaagttagtaAACATCAATATACTGCATGATTCATATAATGATTCATATAGTAAAGCAacattttaaactaaataaatatttaaaaattatttttatttatttttataatgttaaaattaaagaattatatgaataattttaatttatattatattattaattattaaattaataatatcaatacaaaattattatattatattttaatttggattttaaaactaatttaaataataaataaatttaaatttatataattttatacaatttatactatattaatagatatttaggatatatactaaaaaatagataattttttaattagtaaatattttaaatataataaattaatttttacattattattttaaattatatatatatatatattttaaattaagaaataataaataatgaaatcatataaaaataataaaaataactaatataatttcattaatataatattttgttttttctaaattattaacttaataaattataaattaataaaaaaatttaattataaattttattttagataaaattattacactgttatattataaatatttttttaaattatataatttattattccaaaataaataaattataaaagtatttttttctatttatttattataatgttaataattaaatatatatatattatatataggaataattttaatagtttttattattaattttattcctttattattttaatttaaaataactttttataaattatttaaatgtccttacctttatatatattaaaactaatttaatttaataaataacattttaaaattaaaaaacatacatTACGTCGATATAaggtaataataaaaaaaaaatgaaattatatgaatactgttttaattatattatattaaatttattatattattattaattttaaaaatatcaatacataaattattaaatgttgacgttagtatatattttaatttatctatgttaaaattaattaaattaattaaattaataaataaatttaaaattatataatttatacaatttataatttatacgatctattaatatataattttaattcgtaaatattttaaatataataaattaattttacatNNNNNNNNNNNNNNNNNNNNNNNNNNNNNNNNNNNNNNNNNNNNNNNNNNNNNNNNNNNNNNNNNNNNNNNNNNNNNNNNNNNNNNNNNNNNNNNNNNNNGTTGCAATAGAGAAACAATTTCAGCAACCCATTAGCATCTCTTTCAATTTCTTGAACCAAAATCAAAGTAATTACAAAAACCCAAaacagagaagaagaagaagagagaactAACCCAAAAGATCACAGGTAGGAAGATCATGTTTAGCAGGTATGGTTGGATCGACTTCTCTTGTTTGGAGGATAAAATCATTAAGCTTGGCGGATttatcaaacaaacccttagtTCTATATACTCCATCATAATCATAAACTTCATTATGAATCTTGTCATGAATTCCATGGCAACTGATtcattgaaatttttaatagaATGAAAACTATAGAACATATGGGAAGGTGACGCCGCCGCAAGGgggaaaaatgataattatagaaCATGGGTGTCTCTCGTTTTATACATGAATAATTAGGGCAACAAAAATACCGAAGTTTTCATTGGGCCTGTCTTTTGGGCTTATTAGGGCAACGTCACTGTCGGGCAGCATCACTGTCCTAATTTTATCacaactaaaattttattattatttttaaatgttatttatattatatgaaaatgaattatttttaatgtgtaaatctttatataaattaataataattaactgttcattaaaaaaattaatattgaattatcTTTGTGATGTGACGCCGTCaattttattaactattttttacaaattaattaatttaattaaaaatcaattaattatataaacataacaATAACAAGTTATTAATTGAGTATTTCAAACacttttataatgtatataatatagatagataattctaaattaaaaataataataataaggaatCAAATTTAACCAACaatttagataaattttaaactatagtttttttaaaacagataaataaataaaaaaattatattaaaaaaatatttatattttaacttaaaaatttatattaaaaaaataatttataattaacataaaatatttaatttttattcatatataaaatcttattatgaaattataaaaaggAAAAGGAGGGCACTTCTATGTCGACCAATGTCGATCATGCCcaactttaacatttttattattatataattaatattcctatattatagtatagtaaaatattagttatatatttaattataatatttttcttattatttttaataacattataataacattaaataaatatatattctaaaattttactataatataagaatattaattatatatttaattataaaaatattttaatatattttaaattataaaaatattttatattttattataatatataaatattagttatatattcttaaatttatccttgtaatatttttaatattataatatattttaaattataaaaatattttatattttaatttatttaatattatttatatatatatttaattaataaatatatattttaaataaattaatatatttttctattaattatattaacacgttttaagAAGGAgggtttaaattctcaaatttccctataatatagtaatatagaaatattagttataatattataaattagttatttttttaagatagtataaataaaattaacatttaaattatttacataaGAGGGGCGGTCGGAAATATTGGAGTGTTTTGTCCAGTACAACATGTGTCCGCTTTCTGCTGAGGTGGAATattgatttgacaaaataagTGGGCAGAAGTCTTGTACGCTACTGATGTTCTAagagagggaatgacgtgaTATAATCTGAttagctgaaaaaatcaaataatttctctctcttctctttttcttttcactttttcatatttccaaaccatgaggtgatgccaagtcattcacTCTTCCATTCATTTcttcaaattctctctctatcactcctaatatatatattttttaaattttcgagaattaatttatcaaatttcaaGATATCTTAAGTAATTTCTTAGAcaaaatatttgtgttttattattattattattttattttgtgacaTTTTTTAATGTCTTGTCATGTATTTTTATCATTCttgcaattttatatatattgtcatGTAATTAATTTTTGCAAATGATTCTTTGGAAAAGGAAGACGGTACCGTAAAGGTAAAGGGAGAAAATGATAATTAGCGCAAAATACTGTTGGGCCTATATCTTTTGGGCCTATCCCTTAATTAGggttaaaaataatgaatttttattttttaaattttatttaaatattaaataaattaaaaaataataaaaataaataacactctagaaattatatttataaaattaattaattttatttatttatttaaataaataataacactttttatataaatataatatattttgtaattaggACGAAAACACTGTTAAGATTTCTTTGATTTGTcttattataaatgaataatcaaGACAACATCACTAACAAAGTGTTCTTTTGGCCTGAGacaaaatattgtattattattattattattattattattattattattattattaatattaatattaatattattattattattatgttttgtgatttttttttaatgtaaaacttgctacttgtgttttttttatcattttttgtaTTGCAcatgaaatattataaatatataattattttaaataaaatatttaaaaattatgtcaactcacatatttattttcatgaatatgtatatttttatttctattgtttataaataataaatatttaaaataagatataacattattatcaaacatcaaaaatattaatttaaagactCTAAATTCTAAACAGAGTAAAAcgaatacaaattaaaataagataaataaataaaagatgatcttgtaactcaaaaatatatatatatatatatatatatatattatatttttttattttatacttcattcttcaaactttatattaattatattaatatatatatatatatattattttaaattattcgcACCACAATTGCTAAACAAACTGAAACAATAGTTAAAAAGCAcactaaaaatttatttgagtcaaattacttttaatatttgaaagtaATAACAATAAACAAACTGGAACAATAGTTAAAAAGCACACTAAAAGTTTATttgagtcaaattattttaatatttgaaagtaataataataatataatatataacatgtaCAATTTACAAGACAtgctttatttaataaacaattataaatatccCAATTCAAaagagtttataattttttgaaaggacacttttttattagatttttttcttcaagaatATCCTATATTGAGGAATTAAAGTTTGAAACTactcttaaatataaaattcataagtTACATTacttaattaacataaaaaattatattaaaaccgAATATGcatcataataaaaatttgagaacaaaaatataacatatgaaaaaaaaacttctactcataaatataaaatcaatgtGTCATTTGGTCATGACTATTGAGCCATCGTGTCAATTATTGTACATATAatgaaatttgaatatatttatttttaaaattttaatttatacttgataatgaattagaaataatatttttattttatttttaaatataattattttaaattttttatttttaaaataaaatatttacataatctTTATGAATATGAACATACCTTTTTAAATTCAGTTTTTTATCGGATAAAATTTGAGATttgtttatcttttatttttataaaaaaatattaacaactccaatttttacttttatcttAATTCTTTTTCAAAAGAGATCATAGACATCCCAAACTTGTGAACAAGTTTTTTTCCTTTCATTAGTAAGTTAGAAATGGCTTGCATATGATTTTATCTGACTCTAAAATGTTTAGCCATCTCAATCTTCAATCTTTTGGTCCATTCTCAAGAAAGGGTTAGACTTGAATTAGAGTTAGACTTTGGCGTATTAAAGGAAAAGCTCACTTTTGCatacttataataaataattcaaatttattatattatttaataaaacacaaaatatagttACTAAACTATATatgtataggtataggtataggtattgGTATAGGTGTAGGTGTGGGTGTAGGTGTGGGTGTGGGTGTGGGTGTGGGTGTAGGTGTGGGTGTAGGTGTGGGTGTAGGTGTGGGTGTAGGTGTGGGTGTGGGTGTGGGTGTGGGTGTGGGTGTGGGTGTGGGTGTGGGTGTGGGTGTGGGTGTGGGTGTGGGTGTGGGTGTGGGTGTGGGTGTGGGTGTGGGTGTGGGTGTGGGTGTGGGTGTGGGTGTGGGTGTGGGTGTGGGTGTGGGTGTGGGTGTGGGTGTGGGTGTGGGTGTGGGTGTGGGTGTGGGTGTGGGTGTGGGTGTGGGTGTGGGTGTGGGTGTAGGTGTGGGTGTAGGTGTAGGTGTAGGTGTAGGTGTAGGTGTAGGTGTAGGTGTAGGTGTAGGTGTAGGTGTAGGTGTAGGTGTAGGTGTAGGTGTAGGTGTAGGTGTAGGTGTAGGTGTAGGTGTAGGTGTAGGTGTAGGTGTAGGTGTAGGTGTAGGTGTATGTGTAGGTGTATGTGTAGGTGTATGTGTAGGTGTATGTGTAGGTGTATGTATAGGTGTATGTATAGGtgtaggtataggtataggtataggtataggtataggtataggtataggtataggtataggtataggtataggtataggtataggtataggtataggtataggtataggtataggtataggtataggtataggtataggtataggtataggtataggtataggtataggtataggtataggtataggtataggtataggtataggtataggtataggtataggtataggtataggtataggtataggtataggtataggtataggtataggtataggtataggtataggtataggtataggtataggtataggtataggtataggtataggtataggtataggtataggtataggtataggtataggtataggtataggtgtAGGTATAGGTGTAGGTATAGGTGTAGGTATAGGTGTAGGTATAGGTGTAGGTATAGGTGTAGGTATAGGtgtaggtataggtataggtataggtgtAGGTATAGGTGTAGGTATAGGTGTAGGTATAGGTGTAGGTATAGGTGTAGGTATAggtatagatatagatatagatataggtatagatatagatatagatatagatatagatatagatatagatatagatatagatatagatatagatatagatatagatatagatatagatatagatatagatatagatatagatatagatatagatatagatatagatatagatatagatatagatatagatatagatatagatatagatatagatatagatatagatatagatatagatatagatatagatatagatatagatatagatatagatatagatatagatatagatatagatatagatatagatatagatatagatatagatatagatatagatataggtataggtataggtataggtataggtataggtataggtataggtataggtataggtataggtataggtataggtataggtataggtataggtataggtataggtataggtataggtataggtataggtataggtataggtataggtataggtataggtataggtataggtataggtataggtataggtataggtataggtataggtataggtataggtataggtataggtataggtataggtataggtataggtataggtataggtataggtataggtataggtataggtataggtataggtataggtataggtataggtataggtataggtataggtataggtataggtataggtataggtataggtataggtataggtataggtataggtataggtataggtataggtataggtataggtatagatATAGGTATAgatataggtataggtataggtataggtatagatATAggtataaatatagatatagatataggtATAGATATAGGTATAGATATAggtatagatatagatatatagatataggtCTAGATATAggtagatatagatatagatatagatatagatatagatatatatgtataggtatagatatagatatagatataggtatatatatatatatatatatatatatatatatatatatatatatatatatatatatatatatatatatatatatatatatatatatatatatatagacgtAGACGTAGACGTAGACGTAGACGTAGACGTAGACGTAGACGTAGACGTAGACGTAGACGTAGACGTAGACGTAGACGTAGACGTAGACGTAGACGTAGACGTAGACGTAGACGTAGACGTAGACGtagatatagatataattttttttttaataactatataaaattttcatactcataccaaataaatataataaaaataattatatctttttttataatattaagttatAATACTCATACCCGATTTTTATTTCACTACCCGACCCCGACCTCGACGGGTATCTCTACTTCTATATccatccccgattcgtcgggtacccgatccccgacgggtaccccattacccgattaaattacttataagattataaagtttgaaaaaaaaagaaacacaactttaataaataattttaacattagtaatatcaaaatattaaaaataaaaataaaccatTACTTATCTACCtcataattttgtaaattttgaagaagataaactagagtggaaaaaaagtagaatgaacattgaaaaaaaactagagattgaatatgaagaattatgagagagagtaatagtttgttattaaaataaaaattgaagttatgtagagaaatattgttttgggaatataaaataattaaagttggaGTGTAGTGTATTTATGATTATGGTTGGAGGGAAGTgtggataagatcaaattaaatgatgcatatttatgatacatttgcaatgatgaagcatttttgaaaagtcacacattaaactttaataaaaaaaaaatcaataatattaatataaccggGTATCGgatatcgggtttgggtttcgcaCACACCCCATTCCCGACCCCGTACCCAACCGGGTACCTTCTCCCTCTCCCCAtgcccgaccccgaccccgaacccgatttaaaatacccgaacccgactatcgggtacccacgggtatcgggcatacgggtacccattgccatctctACTTGAGACGACCCCTAGTTGAAAGTCTCTACCTAAATAACAACCACAACATGAATTGTTGCCTTAGAATAATTTTGGAGGACCATACAACATGAGACCAACTCACATCGTTCACTCCCAAGCTAGGTTAGAATTGAGCTTTCTATCTCTTTCCACCTTCCAAACCCGTGAGTAGATAATGTCATTAAAGTTTATAAGTTGTATGAAGTTGAGAATCCTTACACCTTCCAGAATACGCCTCAGAAGTGCATTCCATTCTCCATCCCGAATGTCACGAACCGAGGAATTAAGACAGTCCCTTCGTATACGCGCCCCACCAAATTCTACCTTAAGaacgataaaaatattttcaaaccatGGGTCATGCCAAAACAAGGTTCCCGTCCATTCCCTAATCCGATATCGAACAAAGGTATAACGCTCTCCTTAAACTTGAGAATCTTCTTAAGAGACCAGGATATTTCCAGTTTAATCTTGGAAGTCCAAACACTCACATCATTCTTCATAAACCTTGAGTGTACCCACCTTAACC includes:
- the LOC124941612 gene encoding fibroin heavy chain-like; the encoded protein is MGDLTMGGDDDGSPLKLKNKERISRVTNWKREIGSGQPNGGRSEIVVDRERTEVRNRTEIADDEGAKERTTEDENGERSKIVFDGERTEIINWTEIADDEGAGVCIGIGIGVGVGVGVGVGVGVGVGVGVGVGVGVGVGVGVGVGVGVGVGVGVGVGVGVGVGVGVGVGVGVGVGVGVGVGVGVGVGVGVGVGVGVGVGVGVGVGVGVGVGVGVGVGVGVGVGVGVGVGVGVGVGVGVGVGVGVGVGVGVGVGVGVGVGVGVGVGVGVYV